One window of Hymenobacter sp. BRD128 genomic DNA carries:
- a CDS encoding gliding motility-associated C-terminal domain-containing protein: MLTLSAAGQGFDLASAGMRFTTTPSPAGRASGTFAWLPGCDAASVLGGKAQILTVTFQLQEATCRPQPQTRTVRFAVIDPDTLAFTPPNIILPTGPNLANRVFTMSSLPPDFCDARFAGIKIFSRWGRLVYESGDRNFHWAGENAAGMYYYLLTYTTGRRFKGWVEVVQ; this comes from the coding sequence GTGCTGACGCTGAGCGCCGCCGGACAAGGCTTCGACCTGGCTAGCGCGGGCATGCGCTTCACTACTACGCCTAGCCCGGCGGGGCGGGCCAGCGGCACCTTTGCGTGGCTGCCGGGCTGCGACGCGGCCAGCGTGCTGGGCGGCAAGGCCCAGATACTCACTGTCACATTTCAGTTGCAGGAAGCTACCTGCCGGCCCCAGCCCCAGACGCGCACCGTGCGCTTCGCGGTAATTGACCCCGATACACTGGCCTTCACTCCACCCAACATCATTCTGCCCACTGGCCCTAACCTGGCCAACCGCGTATTCACGATGAGCAGCCTACCGCCCGACTTCTGCGACGCGCGCTTCGCGGGCATCAAAATATTCTCGCGCTGGGGCCGGCTGGTGTACGAGTCGGGCGACCGCAATTTTCACTGGGCCGGCGAAAACGCGGCGGGCATGTACTACTACCTGCTGACTTATACCACTGGCCGCCGCTTTAAGGGCTGGGTGGAAGTAGTGCAGTAA
- a CDS encoding glycosyltransferase family 4 protein, whose translation MLPTGSTARLMLEAKGYRVYELPFVEISRRKADLLRYPFALLFNGWRLARLAWRERARIIHLNDFYNLTGYVARLLCIGNLRVVTHVRFLPQSLPQSLARIWRWLSSHLAARTVCVSQAVGNYFDSVPNARIIYDPLPNAERYSIPQHAPRTDGTIELLYLSNYIQGKGQDLALSAFEAAYAANPSLRLRFVGGDMGLEKNRKFRQQLEAAAQQAGLAAVIYFNGFATDVEAAIKAADIVLNFSESESFSLTCLDALYYGTPLIASDCGGPAELFEHGRSGLLVPNRDVAAMTKAINELASDANLRAQFAVAGRDFVRQKFAPANTYYALGLLYKELLAKGS comes from the coding sequence GTGCTGCCTACCGGGAGCACAGCCCGCTTAATGCTAGAAGCTAAAGGATACAGAGTATATGAACTTCCCTTTGTAGAAATTAGCCGACGAAAGGCTGACCTGCTGCGCTACCCTTTCGCCTTATTATTTAACGGTTGGCGACTAGCGCGATTAGCGTGGCGCGAAAGAGCTAGGATTATACATCTAAATGACTTTTATAACCTAACGGGCTATGTGGCGCGGTTACTCTGCATTGGCAATCTGCGAGTAGTAACGCACGTGCGCTTTTTACCGCAAAGTTTGCCGCAGTCATTGGCGCGTATTTGGCGTTGGCTTAGTTCCCATTTAGCGGCGCGCACAGTATGTGTGTCACAAGCTGTGGGGAATTATTTTGATAGTGTGCCCAATGCCCGCATAATCTACGACCCATTGCCGAATGCTGAGCGGTATTCGATTCCTCAGCACGCGCCTCGGACTGATGGCACTATAGAGCTGCTGTATCTGAGTAATTACATTCAGGGCAAGGGGCAGGATTTGGCACTTTCCGCCTTTGAGGCAGCTTATGCAGCAAATCCAAGCTTGCGTCTGCGTTTTGTTGGTGGCGATATGGGGCTAGAAAAAAATCGCAAGTTCCGGCAGCAGCTGGAAGCTGCTGCCCAGCAGGCCGGCCTAGCGGCCGTAATATATTTTAACGGGTTTGCTACCGATGTAGAGGCAGCCATTAAAGCGGCCGATATAGTACTGAACTTTTCGGAGTCAGAATCATTTTCGTTGACTTGCCTCGACGCGCTATATTATGGTACGCCATTGATTGCCAGCGACTGTGGTGGTCCTGCTGAATTGTTTGAACATGGTCGCTCGGGCTTACTAGTACCTAACCGTGATGTCGCCGCTATGACAAAAGCTATTAATGAGCTGGCTTCTGATGCCAACTTGCGAGCCCAGTTTGCAGTAGCTGGACGAGATTTTGTACGACAAAAATTTGCTCCGGCTAACACCTATTATGCTCTAGGTCTTCTTTACAAAGAATTACTAGCCAAGGGCAGCTAG
- a CDS encoding acyltransferase, giving the protein MINSITAPVNSTKSPEVLARGRVFFPNLDGLRFFAFLSVFLFHSFYTPYSAVSQSAVYKVFYNLTRPGHLGVNFFFVLSGFLITYLLLSERALTGRIAIGAFYMRRILRIWPLYYLIVLLGFVIYPWAKVHFGQHGYHETAQVGYFLVFLSNFNNLYHGSETPTLTLLWSVSVEEQFYVVWPLLVAIVPTRRLGWLFGGVIMLSLVFRALHWNEPLVLGFHTLGLIGDMALGGLTAWLCFRDERLTSAVARLPRWAIVLTYMAGITLCYYTYSLSAVPGYSVIERLLLGLFFAFVLLEQNYAQHSVVKMTQLRFPTYWGTYTYGLYCLHYLALLLGIYLMTRLGLNTTPLGVILGDNLLGLAIALFVSWVSFTYYEKPFLKLKNRFAFITK; this is encoded by the coding sequence ATGATTAATTCTATTACTGCGCCAGTTAACTCTACAAAATCACCTGAGGTTTTGGCTAGGGGGCGCGTATTTTTTCCTAACCTGGATGGCCTACGCTTCTTTGCCTTTTTGTCCGTTTTTCTATTTCACTCCTTTTATACGCCTTATTCCGCCGTATCGCAGTCGGCGGTGTATAAGGTGTTTTATAACCTGACAAGGCCTGGCCACTTGGGAGTCAATTTTTTCTTCGTGCTGAGTGGTTTTTTAATTACCTATTTGCTGCTCAGTGAGCGAGCGCTTACCGGGCGCATTGCCATAGGTGCTTTTTATATGCGGCGCATTCTGCGGATTTGGCCCTTGTACTACTTAATAGTACTGCTAGGTTTTGTAATATATCCTTGGGCGAAAGTGCATTTTGGCCAGCATGGCTACCACGAAACGGCACAAGTCGGATACTTTCTGGTTTTTCTTAGTAATTTTAATAACCTCTACCACGGTTCCGAAACGCCTACGTTAACTCTCCTCTGGTCCGTATCGGTTGAGGAGCAATTTTATGTGGTCTGGCCATTGCTGGTAGCTATAGTACCTACCCGCCGTTTAGGCTGGCTCTTTGGGGGCGTTATTATGCTGAGCCTGGTCTTCCGGGCACTGCATTGGAATGAGCCTTTGGTACTTGGGTTTCATACACTGGGGCTTATTGGTGACATGGCCCTGGGTGGGCTGACTGCTTGGTTGTGTTTTCGCGACGAGCGCCTCACCTCTGCGGTGGCCCGGCTGCCCCGCTGGGCTATCGTGTTAACGTATATGGCTGGCATCACACTTTGCTACTATACATATAGCCTTAGCGCCGTGCCTGGCTATTCAGTAATAGAGCGCCTGCTATTAGGATTATTCTTTGCTTTTGTGCTGCTCGAGCAAAATTATGCGCAGCATTCGGTTGTTAAAATGACGCAACTGCGTTTTCCTACTTACTGGGGCACTTATACTTACGGCCTGTACTGCCTGCACTACCTGGCCTTGCTGCTGGGCATTTATTTGATGACTCGGCTAGGGTTAAACACTACTCCGCTGGGTGTGATACTTGGCGATAACCTGCTGGGCCTTGCTATAGCGCTCTTCGTTAGTTGGGTCAGCTTCACGTATTACGAAAAGCCATTTTTGAAATTAAAGAATCGTTTTGCATTTATTACTAAGTAA
- a CDS encoding glycosyltransferase family 4 protein: protein MRILFLIPYPSGQAPSQRFRFEQYLDILRQKGHVYKLAPFLDDTTWRILYQPGQAVRKALGILRGFGRRLGHVLAALRYDFIFVHREAAPLGPPIFEWLLANVLRKKIIYDFDDAIWLSNTSEANKMAAGLKWHHKVESICRWAYKNSCGNEYLATYARQFNASTVVNPTTIDTVHLHNQVRDQLALGPLVIGWTGTHSTLKYLLPLVPVLAQLEAEGFEFEFRVISNQPPEFNQPLRSLRFVPWQKATEIPDLLTFHVGLMPLEDDPWAKGKCAFKALQYMALGIPALVSPVGMNTEVVQDDYNGYICRTPSEWHQRLRQLLTDSAHRQALGAAARATIEQRYSVNANTPNFLQLFS, encoded by the coding sequence TTGCGCATCTTATTTCTTATTCCATATCCATCAGGGCAAGCACCTTCGCAGCGCTTTCGGTTCGAACAGTATTTAGACATACTGCGTCAAAAGGGCCACGTATATAAATTAGCGCCCTTTTTGGACGATACAACTTGGCGCATTTTATACCAGCCTGGCCAGGCTGTTCGCAAGGCGTTAGGTATTTTACGTGGCTTTGGGCGGCGACTAGGCCATGTGTTGGCTGCTCTTAGATATGACTTCATATTCGTGCATCGGGAGGCCGCGCCTCTCGGACCGCCCATATTCGAATGGTTGCTAGCCAATGTGTTGCGGAAAAAAATTATTTATGATTTCGATGATGCCATCTGGCTGTCTAATACTTCAGAGGCTAATAAAATGGCCGCTGGGCTAAAATGGCACCACAAAGTAGAGAGTATTTGCCGGTGGGCCTATAAAAACAGTTGCGGAAATGAATACCTAGCTACGTATGCCCGGCAGTTTAATGCTAGCACAGTCGTAAACCCAACTACTATTGATACGGTGCATCTCCATAATCAAGTGCGTGACCAGCTGGCGCTTGGCCCGCTTGTTATCGGCTGGACTGGCACACACTCAACTCTCAAATACTTACTGCCGCTAGTGCCTGTGTTGGCGCAGCTTGAGGCGGAAGGTTTTGAATTTGAATTTCGGGTTATTTCTAATCAGCCGCCCGAGTTTAACCAGCCTTTGCGTTCATTACGCTTTGTGCCGTGGCAGAAAGCCACCGAAATTCCCGACTTGTTGACGTTTCATGTTGGTTTAATGCCATTGGAGGATGACCCATGGGCAAAAGGCAAATGTGCTTTTAAGGCTCTACAGTACATGGCGTTGGGCATTCCTGCCCTGGTGTCGCCGGTCGGCATGAATACCGAGGTCGTACAGGACGATTACAATGGTTACATCTGCCGGACTCCATCGGAGTGGCATCAGCGATTAAGGCAACTGCTAACCGATTCTGCGCATCGACAAGCACTAGGGGCTGCCGCCCGCGCTACTATAGAGCAGCGATATTCAGTAAACGCGAATACCCCTAACTTCTTGCAGTTATTCAGCTAG